The Bombus terrestris chromosome 16, iyBomTerr1.2, whole genome shotgun sequence genome includes a region encoding these proteins:
- the LOC100650351 gene encoding ras-related protein Rab-3 isoform X4 encodes MAGQDPKFQKEAADQNFDYMFKLLIIGNSSVGKTSFLFRYADDSFTSAFVSTVGIDFKVKTVFRHDKRVKLQIWDTAGQERYRTITTAYYRGAMGFILMYDITNEESFNSVQDWVTQIKTYSCDNAQVILVGNKCDMEDERVITTERGKQLADQLGVQFFETSAKENINIKTVFEQLVDIICDKMSESLDNDPTLLAGGMGQAKGQRLTDQPTNPTDDNCNC; translated from the exons ATGGCGGGCCAGGATCCAAAGTTTCAGAAGGAGGCCGCGGACCAGAACTTCGACTACATGTTCAAGTTGCTGATCATCGGCAACTCGTCGGTAGGCAAAACGTCCTTTTTGTTCCGCTACGCGGACGATTCCTTCACCTCGGCCTTCGTATCGACCGTGGGCATCGATTTTAAGGTGAAAACGGTCTTCAGACACGACAAAAGGGTCAAGCTACAGATCTGG GATACCGCAGGTCAGGAAAGATACAGGACGATAACGACGGCCTACTACAGAGGCGCGATGGGCTTCATCCTAATGTACGACATCACAAACGAGGAGTCGTTCAATTCGGTGCAGGACTGGGTCACACAGATCAAAACTTATTCGTGTGACAACGCTCAGGTTATCCTGGTTGGCAACAAGTGCGACATGGAGGACGAAAGGGTGATAACTACTGAAAGGGGCAAGCAATTGGCGGACCAATTAGGCGTCCAATTTTTTGAGACATCGGCTAAAGAAAACATCAACATCAAG ACGGTATTCGAGCAGCTGGTGGACATAATATGCGACAAGATGAGCGAATCCTTGGACAATGATCCGACCTTGCTGGCGGGTGGAATGGGTCAGGCGAAGGGTCAACGACTCACCGATCAGCCGACCAATCCAACGGACGACAATTGTAATTGCTAA
- the LOC100650351 gene encoding ras-related protein Rab-3 isoform X3, which translates to MLDNMAGQDPKFQKEAADQNFDYMFKLLIIGNSSVGKTSFLFRYADDSFTSAFVSTVGIDFKVKTVFRHDKRVKLQIWDTAGQERYRTITTAYYRGAMGFILMYDITNEESFNSVQDWVTQIKTYSCDNAQVILVGNKCDMEDERVITTERGKQLADQLGVQFFETSAKENINIKTVFEQLVDIICDKMSESLDNDPTLLAGGMGQAKGQRLTDQPTNPTDDNCNC; encoded by the exons ATGCTCGATAAT ATGGCGGGCCAGGATCCAAAGTTTCAGAAGGAGGCCGCGGACCAGAACTTCGACTACATGTTCAAGTTGCTGATCATCGGCAACTCGTCGGTAGGCAAAACGTCCTTTTTGTTCCGCTACGCGGACGATTCCTTCACCTCGGCCTTCGTATCGACCGTGGGCATCGATTTTAAGGTGAAAACGGTCTTCAGACACGACAAAAGGGTCAAGCTACAGATCTGG GATACCGCAGGTCAGGAAAGATACAGGACGATAACGACGGCCTACTACAGAGGCGCGATGGGCTTCATCCTAATGTACGACATCACAAACGAGGAGTCGTTCAATTCGGTGCAGGACTGGGTCACACAGATCAAAACTTATTCGTGTGACAACGCTCAGGTTATCCTGGTTGGCAACAAGTGCGACATGGAGGACGAAAGGGTGATAACTACTGAAAGGGGCAAGCAATTGGCGGACCAATTAGGCGTCCAATTTTTTGAGACATCGGCTAAAGAAAACATCAACATCAAG ACGGTATTCGAGCAGCTGGTGGACATAATATGCGACAAGATGAGCGAATCCTTGGACAATGATCCGACCTTGCTGGCGGGTGGAATGGGTCAGGCGAAGGGTCAACGACTCACCGATCAGCCGACCAATCCAACGGACGACAATTGTAATTGCTAA
- the LOC100650351 gene encoding ras-related protein Rab-3 isoform X1: protein MADEGLKGQTEKSTKNSRPPVKDSVLELRTRMTRLMSIVDITPHNKLPMAGQDPKFQKEAADQNFDYMFKLLIIGNSSVGKTSFLFRYADDSFTSAFVSTVGIDFKVKTVFRHDKRVKLQIWDTAGQERYRTITTAYYRGAMGFILMYDITNEESFNSVQDWVTQIKTYSCDNAQVILVGNKCDMEDERVITTERGKQLADQLGVQFFETSAKENINIKTVFEQLVDIICDKMSESLDNDPTLLAGGMGQAKGQRLTDQPTNPTDDNCNC, encoded by the exons ATGGCAGACGAAGGGTTGAAGGGTCAAACAGAGAAGTCAACGAAAAATAGCAGGCCACCTGTCAAGGACTCCGTGTTGGAACTGAGGACGAGGATGACTCGGCTGATGTCCATCGTCGATATTACCCCGCACAACAAACTTCCG ATGGCGGGCCAGGATCCAAAGTTTCAGAAGGAGGCCGCGGACCAGAACTTCGACTACATGTTCAAGTTGCTGATCATCGGCAACTCGTCGGTAGGCAAAACGTCCTTTTTGTTCCGCTACGCGGACGATTCCTTCACCTCGGCCTTCGTATCGACCGTGGGCATCGATTTTAAGGTGAAAACGGTCTTCAGACACGACAAAAGGGTCAAGCTACAGATCTGG GATACCGCAGGTCAGGAAAGATACAGGACGATAACGACGGCCTACTACAGAGGCGCGATGGGCTTCATCCTAATGTACGACATCACAAACGAGGAGTCGTTCAATTCGGTGCAGGACTGGGTCACACAGATCAAAACTTATTCGTGTGACAACGCTCAGGTTATCCTGGTTGGCAACAAGTGCGACATGGAGGACGAAAGGGTGATAACTACTGAAAGGGGCAAGCAATTGGCGGACCAATTAGGCGTCCAATTTTTTGAGACATCGGCTAAAGAAAACATCAACATCAAG ACGGTATTCGAGCAGCTGGTGGACATAATATGCGACAAGATGAGCGAATCCTTGGACAATGATCCGACCTTGCTGGCGGGTGGAATGGGTCAGGCGAAGGGTCAACGACTCACCGATCAGCCGACCAATCCAACGGACGACAATTGTAATTGCTAA
- the LOC100650351 gene encoding ras-related protein Rab-3 isoform X2, translating into MWAFRRMAGQDPKFQKEAADQNFDYMFKLLIIGNSSVGKTSFLFRYADDSFTSAFVSTVGIDFKVKTVFRHDKRVKLQIWDTAGQERYRTITTAYYRGAMGFILMYDITNEESFNSVQDWVTQIKTYSCDNAQVILVGNKCDMEDERVITTERGKQLADQLGVQFFETSAKENINIKTVFEQLVDIICDKMSESLDNDPTLLAGGMGQAKGQRLTDQPTNPTDDNCNC; encoded by the exons ATGTGGGCTTTTAGGAGG ATGGCGGGCCAGGATCCAAAGTTTCAGAAGGAGGCCGCGGACCAGAACTTCGACTACATGTTCAAGTTGCTGATCATCGGCAACTCGTCGGTAGGCAAAACGTCCTTTTTGTTCCGCTACGCGGACGATTCCTTCACCTCGGCCTTCGTATCGACCGTGGGCATCGATTTTAAGGTGAAAACGGTCTTCAGACACGACAAAAGGGTCAAGCTACAGATCTGG GATACCGCAGGTCAGGAAAGATACAGGACGATAACGACGGCCTACTACAGAGGCGCGATGGGCTTCATCCTAATGTACGACATCACAAACGAGGAGTCGTTCAATTCGGTGCAGGACTGGGTCACACAGATCAAAACTTATTCGTGTGACAACGCTCAGGTTATCCTGGTTGGCAACAAGTGCGACATGGAGGACGAAAGGGTGATAACTACTGAAAGGGGCAAGCAATTGGCGGACCAATTAGGCGTCCAATTTTTTGAGACATCGGCTAAAGAAAACATCAACATCAAG ACGGTATTCGAGCAGCTGGTGGACATAATATGCGACAAGATGAGCGAATCCTTGGACAATGATCCGACCTTGCTGGCGGGTGGAATGGGTCAGGCGAAGGGTCAACGACTCACCGATCAGCCGACCAATCCAACGGACGACAATTGTAATTGCTAA